The Neoarius graeffei isolate fNeoGra1 chromosome 1, fNeoGra1.pri, whole genome shotgun sequence region ttgactttatcatctcatctcatcatctctagccgctttatccttctacagggtcgcaggcaagctggagcctatcccagctgactacgggcgaaacttaaaggcggggtacaccctggacaagtcgccaggtcatcacagggctgacacatagacacagacaaccattcacactcacattcacacctacgctcaatttagagtcaccagttaacctaacctgcatgtctttggactgtgggggaaaccggagcacccggaggaaacccacgcggacacggggagaacatgcaaactccacacagaaaggccctcgctggccacggggctcgaacccaggaccttcttgctgtgaggcgacagcactaaccactacaccaccgtgccgcccacctagtAATATAAGACTAATTatgttaaatttattattgtacgagaaagtgccaaaaataatgattttctcaccAAAGTGATACTTGACTGTAGTTTTAGCGAAAAGAAAATTTCCCAAATCTTTCCAAAAGGTGATACAAAATGGGCATTTATAAAGTAAATGGATGATACTTCCTCTATCTTTTTTACAAAAAGGTACAGCTGTCATCGATATCAGAAAATCTAGAGATGTATGCATTAGTAGGATAGATGTTATGTAATAGTTTAAGACGGAATTCTCTGATTTTGTTAGAAATTAAAATTTTAAATGGTTCAAGCCAAGCTCTACTCCAGTTTATATCTTTGAATTTCTTCAGCAAAGTAGTCTTCCAGCTGAATAAACAGATGACGTCAGCGTTAAAGCAGAAAATCACTCAACTGGGCTAAATTTCAACACCTCAGGACCGGAACATGCAACGTCACCCGATGACGTcagaggattaaaaaaaaaaaacgtcttaCGCGAATGACGAAAATACATCATAAATATTTCACGAGACACATTTATTCTGCTTTTCCTTTAAGAATGAAAAGTCCAGACTGCACCTTCGTGATGACGAATAACATTAGCTTAGCCTGTTAGCCATATTATAACCGCTAGACTATGAACTGCGTAAACAAGAAAAAGCTCCTTCTTAACgaactgaatgaacaaacagGAAACACAACTTGTTGCAGCACGCCTGCACTGTACATTTAAATACCCGTCTCGCTAACAACAGTGCACGGGGAATGGCGGCTCACCGAGACTTATCCTATTGGACAATAGCGTTGTCAATCAATTTCATTTCCCTTGCTGAAAACAAACTCGGAGCACAGTCATTGGTTGGATGTATTGACGCGTCACAAGCATTCTACGTCACGATTGGCTCAAGATCGCTGCAGGGGCTTGCGATCCGACCAATGAGATCACGGCGATCAGAGCGTGCTCCCGCCTATAGCCGGATGACGCATGGGTCACGTGTTGTTTGTGCCGCGGTCCATAGAGATGTGTGTACAGACGAGAGGGAGTGAGGAGCGGATTGGCAGCGCCGCTTAGGATCTACCGATAATAGAAACGGCTAATGTGGTCATGTTGCCTGAATTCTTGTCGCGTTGGCTGCGTTTTCTCTAAGCGGCTCAGAGGAGCGCATCATCGGGTGGAATAAATTGCGTCGCTGCTGGAGGAGAACACGaccccctcctctcctctcctctcctccctccctcccccccaaaataAGAATGGGGTCTCATAACGCAACACTAAGGCGAAGATAAAACTTGACCTCACGTTTACTCACCCAAATGGCAAATCTTGCGAATTATCCAGAAGGCAGCGCCGCCATGCTGATGCTGGAAGCGCAGCAGAGGTCTGTCGGAGCTTCACCAGCTTCAAACGGTGGCCCCACCAGTGGGGATCCCCCTTCTTCCCCTCTGAACAGCGGCGGCGTCAGCAGCACTcgcctccatcatcatcatcaccagcagcagcagcagcgggcGACACCACCGAACACACATCCACCACAGGACCATCAACAACATTTCGATCATGAAAACTATCAACAGTCTCCAGTGCGAAAAAGCCTCTTGTCCAATCTTAAACCAGGAGTACATGAGGACTCTGCTGCTACAAGCCACACACAGGCTACCTCATCCGCCACTACTGCCATGGCTGTTAACACCGGCGCCGCTGCTCCAGACGGGCTGGACGACATTAGGAAGTGCGGTTACCTGAGAAAGCAGAAACACGGCCATAAGAGGTTCTTCGTCTTGCGCTCGGCGAGCCGCTCGGGGCCGAGCCGACTGGAGTACTATGATAGTGAAAAGAAGTTCCGTAGTAGCCTCCGCTCTGCTGCTGCCGCTGCTGCCTCATCCTCATCTTCATCCTCATCCACCGGTACTGCCGCAGCGAGCGCTTCTCCCAAACGTGTGATTTATCTCTACCAGTGTTTCACTGTCAACAAAAGGGCGGATTCAAAGAACAAGCACCTCATAGCTCTTTATACCAAGGATGAATACTTTGCAATTGTAGCCGAAAATGAGCAAGAGCAAGAGGACTGGTACTTGGCGCTCAGCGACCTGATGAATGAAGGCAAAAAGAGCCACACGGAGGCTGACGAGCTCGATGACGCCTATGGTACAGTAACACCAGGCACCGTCTTCAAAGAGGTCTGGCAGGTAAACGTGAAACCCAAGGGCCTAGGGCAAACTAAGAATCTCACGGGTGTGTACAGACTGTGCCTCTCTTCTAAAACCATCCATCTAGTGAAACTGAACTCTGAAACCCCGTGCGTAAACTTGCAGCTGATGAACATCAGGCGCTGTGGCCACTCTGAGAGTTTCTTCTTCATAGAGGTTGGGCGCTCTTCTTCAATTGGTCCTGGGGAGATATGGATGCAAGTGGACGATTCTGTGGTGGCTCAGAGTATGCATGAGACCATTTTAGATACCATGAAGGCTCTGAAGGCCTACGCTGAGTTCAGGCCGAGGAGTAAAAGTCAGTCGTCAGGCTCTAACCCAATGGCTTTCATGACCACACGTCGCCACCTGGGAAACCTCCCACCCAGCCAGACAGGACTCCAGAGGCGGTCTCGGGCTGAGTCTGTGGTTGGCACCCCACCTAGCAGTAAGAGCAGTGGTGCGAGCGGATACAGGTTTCGCACCTCCAGTGAAGGCGAGGGCACCATGAACCGCCCGTTTCGGTCAGTCACAGGAAGCCTTATCCATCTCAATACAGCCCGTGCCAATTTGGGTAGACAGGAGAGCAGTGGTGGAACGGGCAGCCGATATGTACGAGCCCCACCAGGTGCCACCTATCATGCACGGTCTGCCTCACTTCCAGTGTCTCACTTCCCCTCCACCACTAGTCCTGTCAGTATGTCCAGTAGCAGTGGCCATGGTTCCGTCACCGATACCAATACCCGGCCTTCCAGCGCTTCCATCTGCGGTTCTCCTAGTGACGGAGGATTCAATTCCTCTGATGAATACGGCTCCAGCCCTGGAGACTTCCGCTACTTCAGAGTACGCAGCAACACACCTGACTCGCTGAGCAACACGCCACCCATCCGGGAGGAGCACTGTCTCAGTGACTACATGGCTATGAGCTGGAGCCGAGACACGTTCAGTGGGAGTGCCGGGGAGGCTTCCCGCGATGAAACTGCTGATGAAGATTCCCGGTCATTTAGGAGGCGCACTCCTTCCTTTTCCAGACAGGTAGGAGCTGGCAGTGCAGGCGGAGTGGCTGTTTACCAGAAGATGACTCAGACCAACTTTGCGCTGGACGAGGCTGTAAGTGAGGGAAGCTTTCTAGGCAGTAATGGCCAGCTTGCCTCCATCTCTTCATCACTTCGCTCTGATTACAGCTCCAGCTCTGAACACAGCCAGGACCACCTCCCTGCACTACGGGCTGCTGACTCCTTTAAAGATGATGGATATATGCCCATGATGGCTGGTGTGGTTCCCTCTACACGAGATACAGATTACATGCCTATGCAACCCAGTCCTCTTGTCTGTGCCTCACCACAACAAACCCAGAGCATGGCCTCACCTCCCTCTCAGCACATGGACTCACAAGGCTACATGATGATGCTCCCAGGTGGGAATGGAGGTGCAGACCCCCCAGCACCACCCAGCCCTCACATTAGCAGTAGGGACCTTACTCAGAGAGGTAATGAGCGTCCTGAAAATGGAGAATACATGGACATGTCTCAGAGCAGGCCTGTGGCAAGCAGACGAAAATTCTCGAATGACAGTTACTACACACTGACCGCTCCTGAGATACCCAAATCCTACAGTTCGTATTTCTCCTTACCACGTTCATACAAAACCCCAGCAAAACATCGGCGTGAGCATGACGAATACGTTCCCATGAGTTCACCTGCCAAACCTGTGTACATCTCTCCGAGTACCACACCCGAGCATAATGGCTGTAGTGATTGCCATTCTGCATgtccaaaccgcctctctcttaGCCAACGCGGTTTCCATGGGTCTTTACAGGCGAGTGACCTGGTGGAATGTCCCTCCAGTCCTGGAGAGTACATTAACATTGAGTTTGGCGACCAGGCTTCATACTCGCTCGCTACAGAAGACACTCTCACCAGCCAAAGCACCCACCGGCAGGACCGGCACTCTCCCCTTCCCCAGGATTACATGAGTGTGGAGGTGGATGGCCTTCCACCCAAAAGCCAGTCTTCACGTTCATCACTGGTGGCCCCTTGGAACCCCCCTACTTACATTCGTACTAGTGGCGGTGGAGTCACTCTGGGACAGCCGGATGACTACACGGAGATGAGCTGCGGTCCGTGTGAGGAGCGTAACAGCCCCACAACAATGCTGCAACACCTTAGTATTTGTGAACAGAGGTATCCAAGCTCTAGCACACCTGTTGAGCCAAAGGTCATCCGTGCAGACCCCCAGGGCAGGCGGAGACACAGCTCTGAGACTTTCATCACATCTACAGAAGTGACAGGAGCGAATGGCCTGGACAACAGTGCCTCTGGGCCTAGCACTGTGTCTCAGGTGGAGGATAAAAAGTGGCAGAGCTCATCATCCTTTGACAGCACATGGATGTGTGTGGAGAACAAAGCAGCAGGTGACGCAGAGGAAGCACTGGGCCTCTCCTCAGACCGAGCTGAAGCAAGTGCCTCTTCCATGAGAACCAGAAGGACTCTATCTGTGGAACACCAAAATGGCCTCAACTACATTGCCCTGGATCTGAGAGAAGACGAAGGGACTGAGAGTGCCAGCGCTGAACCCCAAATGCCGACCTCGGGCATGCTGATCCCAGAAAATGGGGAATACGCCAGCATAGATTTCACTAAATCTGAGCGGATCCCTTCTAAAGGTGAGCGTGTAACTTTGTACGCCTTGTCATTGTACACCTTGATGcatttagtcatttatttatttggggatTGTCATTGCCACTTTTTCCACCTGTTGCATGTATTTTAAACCGCAGTGCATTAAGTGTTTGGGTCTTTTATTAATATTCCCTATGTTCTGCTCTAACTATTGTGGTAAGCACATCAGTCACATAACCTCATTTTAAACCTGCTCCCTTGGGAGATGTATATGTTTACGTGTAGAAGCCGAGCCTCTTACTCCTGCGGCAGCTTATCCATCAGTGCGAGTCTACTGTGTAACTGTAACCGCACaggaagtgtgtgtatatatgtagtaAAATGCTGCAGTTAAGCTTGAAGACCTGTTAAATTAAGATACCGAATGCGAATGGTCAAAGGCCCTGTGTGTTATTGTGGTGCTTGATGTTGTCTAGAGACCGTGTTTGTTAGTTATGGCGACCTCTTTCCATTCACTAGAGATGACACAGCAGGGTCTGTTTCAGTAGCTGCGTGGATCCTCCTTTCAGCTCCAGGTATTCGTTGCATGGGCAGAAATTGATAGAGTTGTTATTGACGTCTGTGTTATGTCGAACAAAGACTTCTTTCTGAAACGCTCATATTTTGGCTCCACATCACTGTGACAGCTAATGCTATTGTCCTCTAGTATTACCTGTCATTCCCTAATTTTACTTGTCCTTCTGTCTCACTTGTGTCTAGAGCTTCCTGGATTGGTTTGGTCCTTGGCAGaaagtgtgtgtggtgggggtttATGTCCtagtgaggaccaaatgtccccacaaggatagtaaaatctgacaatttcgaccttggATGGTCCCCATGAGAAAGTTCTTGTTGTTAACAAaaataatgccccttttccaccaaagcagttccagggctggttcggggccagtgcttagtttggaaccgggttttctgtttccactgacaaagaactggctctggggccagaaaaaccggttccaggctagcaccaactctctgctgggccagaggaaagaaccgcttacgtcagcggggggggggcggagttgttaagaccaacaacaataacaagaccgcgaaagatcgccatttttaagtgacgagaagcagcagctgtacaaacacgaagtcattattattattattattgttgttgttgccgctgctgcttcttctgtgttgtttttgcttcgatattcgcgccaaggtttatgtaaacgtagcgccgtaacttccgtatacagcgacgtaatgacgtatgcagcgacgtaatgacgtggctcggcttagccccgcgagctatggaaaagcaaactggttctcagctggctcgcaagttgaatgagttgtgaaccagcaccagcactggccccgaaccagccctggaactgatttggtggaaaaggggtatcaaagagctaaaaagtttccttttcattactgaggttaaggttggggataggtttaggtgcaggcacagcattaattaactgtattaataattatgtcagtggaaggtccttacaaGGATagtgaaacgtgtgtgtgtgtgtgtgtgtgtgtgtgtgtgtgtgtgcacgagagagagaaaatgaaaatGAGGGGAGAGTGAGTCAGTGTTCTCAGCAAGCCCTAGCTGACTCATTTGTTTATCATGTACTTGAGGCAGAGATGAGAGAATGAGGGAAAGAGGAAAAGACAGGGAGAGGCAGCACCTGTGTGAGTGTGAccatggaagtgtgtgtgtgttaggttcTGCGTTGGTTAGTATTTTCATTTCTTCGAGAGAAAATCATGACCTGTCAATAAGCACGTAAACCTTGAACTATGTGATCTGCCAAAGTTCAGCTGTTCTGTCTGCCCCCTCCCCCTGTCTCACCCCCTCACCCCGTCTCACCCCCTCACCAGGTGTGGGGTCTGTTTGTAGAGCGTGCATGAGCATGTTTTGCTGACGAGTACTCTGCCTTCTTTGATGTTTGTCTAATTGGCCCAGCATGTTGTGGCACACGTTTCAAAAGGAAACACCTTGGCGCCAAGAAATGTTACAATTCTGCTTCCGGTCATGCTGCGttttataagaagaagaagaatcctttaCTGATCACGTATACTTTACAGCACAGTGCAATTCCTTATCTTTTCTTATTTCCTgagcttgttaggaagttggggtcaCTGACTGTATAGGGTCAGCCATGATGGAGTAGAgcaggttaagggccttgctcaagggtccaCTGGTGAGAACTTGGTGGTGCTGGGGCTTGCGACCTTTTGAGGAGTAACTCGGAGCCTGAACTGCTGCGTCACCACTGCTTTTATATACTTGGATAGTACTCCTCATGGTGCATTATATTATTATATGGTTTATTAACCACTCGTATTAAATCCATTGCGTTATCAGGCATGCCCTAACCACATGTCTGATTCTGCTCTCACTCtgttgtgtttctgtggtgttttGGCCCCTGCTGCAGTGTTGTTGGCAATGGCAGCATGACGGCCCATCTGGGTTTTGGGAGATGTGCCCTCTTTGTGGTGCTGGAATGTAAATTAGCAAGCGCATAGCTACACAGGAATGTGCCTCAATCACCACACCACGCTTTTCCCTGCTGGCCTCTGGCACGGCTTTCCAAACAGCCTGAGGTAAACAGGACAGGTCAGTGTATACACACTGGCATGGAGGCTTCTTTTTAGAGGTGAAAAAAGGATAGAAACAAGCTATTTTTGTCTCTGGCAATCTACCCAAGACAGATTTATCACATTGCTCTGGGTTTTTGACAGTGAGCTTATGTGTTTGCTTGGGGTTGTGTGAGGAACCGCGACAGGGCACTGAGAGGGCAAGAGGCACGGATGAGTAATCTGGAAGATCAAGGAGGAAGGTGTATAGATGGTGCCATTAAATGTGAGCCATTTGGCATTTACAGTCCTGTTTGTGTTGGGTTATGAATGCACCATGAGACACAAGCCATATTAAACAAATGCAAGCAATTTGGCTCGTACATTCCATTGAAATGGTCCATATCAACGGAAATGTCTGATCGTGCCTCTCTTGGGAATGCTGAGAAGGATGGTGATCGGTGATACAGTAGCAGCCTGGGTTTGACTTGGCAAGTGGCGCGACGGGTTGTGCATTTGCAATTCCAGGGTAACGAACAGGTAAAGCCAAGCCGTTCTGTTCATTTAGGTAActtgctagcctggctaacgcgacttcaaagctctccgagctattggtctggccaagatattaagcccaaccgtttcccagagcccgtggttgacccgcctccctgaaatgcctcagtttgctactggtcgaagccagaaaaggctgtgacgaagcttaaaccaatcacatcactctttcctctgacgtatgcgacgcgacggggctaactgataGATTAaagtcttaccgaagccggtcgggagcaaggcgaaaacgtccttcctttcaataaatacctccagggctgctctttgctctgttttcaatgcgaacttcccgttgaatgctttcaatacagcatctatgcgtaatagatgcggaagcgtgaatgaagcgcttccagtcgcagttctactacgtcagtgccttgaacacgcctctacccagggccgttggagatgctcaaagttgattggttcccgatttttcgggagcttggaagagctgtagatagcttgcctggccagactaagctcgcaacaggccctcgtgttgcgtcacgcttaggatgggcgggcccaggctagtaacTTGCAGCAGAAACGAGGGAGCTAAGTATCCGTACAGAAGCCTCATCCTCCTCCTATACGTCACACACTTGTTTACTGCTTCAGCTTGGACACCGTTTTTACCTCGCATGACAATCGACATGACGACAACTGCTGCCAAGGATTTTACTACTTCACCTTGCTACACTGATTTACTCGTCGAGTTACAGTGTGTGCGATGCTCATGTCAGCACTTTCAGACTGAAAATATGAAGGTGTCGTGTGACAGATGTTTCTGTCACTGCACTTCCAGCAAGACGTCCACCCACGCAGCCACGCTTTGGTTGGCTGACCGATAGACGTAGGTTGTGGAGATttctttgtgtgtgcgtgtgtgtgccccCCCTTGCCACCAGTGTCTATGAAGTCCAAAAAGCATGTGGACCTGGAATTTATGGATACATTACAGTGCTCTCACCATGCTTAGGAAAATGTTTGTGGAACATTATAGACATTTGTTTGTCGTTGCGCGAGTTTAATGATATCTTTAGTTACACACTGAAACTTTGACCTCCTCCCTCTCCAGGCATGCACACCCCTCCTTAAAGAAACCTTGACCCCATGTTTGTGTGTAGTGATTTAGTGAATCAGTGACAGTTTAGGATCTACTCGTTATGCACGCACGAGTGTGCATTCCACACCTCACACATCAGTCATTTAATTATTAGTGTTACAAAATGGCATACACTCAGCCTCTACTGAAGTGCATACACACTTAAACCAATAATGTAAACTAGGCCATTtttgttggggtgtgtgtgtgtgtgtgtgtgtgtgtgtgtgtgtgtgtgtgtgtgtgtgtactctgtGGTGGCGTTTTTGTACTTGTAAGGCCCCAAATTAGGTAAGAAGTGACAGGAACACCTTGTTCCAGAACACTGCATGCTCTGCTTGTGGGGGTTATGCATATGCACTGGTGTGTGCATACACAcaaacgcgcgcgcgcacacactttcACAAACATTGAAACTAAAACTTTGGTTATTTATTCCAAATGTCTTTTACTAACATTTAGTGTCAGTGTTTGTGCTTAGCAGCACTttctataccccccccccccccccctttttttaaatacctgtcttaaagtgcatatcctggaccaatttcatttttttttttaatatgaaagtatgtccctttacacactcatccagaagggtaattttgcacaagcagaaaaaaataaaataacaaaacgcgtctggaaccagattcatgacgtcacctgcggaagcgccagcaggctgcgtgagctttgcacggtttcagtgcacagcctgtgtagaccaagcgctcccatttctctctcattgtccggtcttttggaaaacgataagtactaatcccatcaaggcggcacggtggtgtagtggttagcgctgtcgcctcacagcaagaaggtccgggttcgagccccgtggccagcgagggcctttctgtgtggagtttgcatgttctccccgtgtccgcgtgggtttcctccgggtgctccggtttcccccacagtccaaagacatgcaggttaggttaactggtgactctaaattgaccgtaggtgtgaatgtgagtgtgaatggttgtttgtctctgtgtcagccctgtgatgacctggcgacttgtccagggtgtaccccgcctctcgcccatagtcagctgggataggttccagcttgcctgcgaccctgtagaacaggataaagcggctagagataatgagatgagatgagactaatcccatcaagattggtgttgctacaccctcctacgatacatctgttaaccattttaataattacgtgataacgttgaagaaatttgcagaaaaccaccaggtcgttttctcataaacaaaccagcgctgacgtaggattcagagggaggcgtcccgcacgcgacgtcacgaaaatcaatgtttgccgggaaatccaaatgacaagttttttcagaggcggaccagttctcctcaaatggcttgatttcaactgaatttttctggtattgcgcaaggtaaaaaaaaattgcacaaaatgtgacagatatttgaccaaagtttaatataaaatagaattacattgatctcgctcctgaatttacccaaggtGTGCCCTTTAAAGAGCAGTGCATTAGAAATATGGTTAAATATCAAGCACGCACACACTCCATGGAGGTAGTATGCCATTAGGATCAAATTAAAGGCTTCCTGATGCAGCcatctacattacattacatggttcTTAATATGATCGAATCCAGGAACAGTTCTTCCTGTGTTAAAGAATATACTAAACCACGCTCCACTAATCTCTTTCCACAGCATCTGTAGCATATGTGCGATTACCATGGATGAGGATTTCATCATTTCCCTGTAGCGAGaaaagaacaacaaaaaaaaatgttgattgAAAATCTTCgcttgttttcatttcaaatcaaaTAATTTGCGAGGTATGGATTAAAAAGTCTAACAGTAATGCAGTATGTCTATTAGTCAGCTCATAATGATAACTgatggttgtccccccccccaagacAAAGTTGCAGATCATCTTTTGTGTTTTGATGAACAGTattagtcaaaagtttgtacacccctgctcattcataggtttttcagtattttgactcttttctacattgtagaacaaaactatgaaataacatggaattatgtgtttaaaaaaaagtgcgaCAAAACAACGtttgattttagattcttcaaagtatctggTGTttgccttgatgacgctttgcacactactggcattatcttaaccagcttcatgaggtaatcacctagcctggcaagccagactaaatgtgaatatttagtctggcctcgatccgtagacatttccgaagcgggtaggaggaacaacccgttgtctttcaaactgtctctgtgcgtataggccaacgctctgaccaatcagcgcaacagtgactgtgacgtagtcagagcgacagaaagcagtgggggaggccttgaaataaataatttttcaaaatgcgtattaattaataaacaggttctagatattaagaagtttggagataatgaccacaagtttggagtctgtaccacatacactcattttttttccaagtgtttttcaagggtttgcttaaactgtttttgagagtttttatttagtggtgtttggtgaaataatttcccttaaatttaaaataatgggaaaataagaaacaatcaaaaagtaatgtttcaaagctgtttattaattcttcgtactgcacaaactagccccatccttttggctacgagcggagcagctggtagatcagacttttgccatagccggtcggcaaaacagcaaaaacgtccttcttgaaaaggaatgagcggagagcctcttcctgctcatgtttcaacgaaaactccaagtctaattcttctaaaactgattccaaagcggagtcaaacgcacgctgttcactagccgtagccatctttcctgctgtgctttctccagcgtcgcgcagctttgtcgtcactcctgcaaaagcccgcccaaagaatccaaacaaaaaccttgcgttgtgattggcgggcacgatttgatgcccggggtgtttttgtttatatggtgcgaggctagacccattcactaggcaaaaatatttttggccgctaggcgggtgggtctagtttactaggctagtaatcacctggaatgcttttcaattaacaggtgcctcgttaaaagttaaatagtgcaatttcttgccttcttaatgcgtttgagatcaaatggtaaataataatacagtaaataaccctattccacaactgtagtaatcattATGTCAACCACTGctcaactaaggaaagagaaacggcatccatcattaTCCCCCGCTGGTCGAAAGGCCTGAAAGggtattatgtcgtggcgatgtccgtcccggtAAGGATGctccaccttctgaaatcaactcctctcacaatttttggaggaatttcacgaaatttggcaaaaggcattgttatatgttggtactatgcagattgtaatttcattaaattcggtctcattttaccagaattgtggcccttgattaacagccttgtactttgacaatttcatgaaggtgtgctcaccttctgacatcaactcctcacaatttttggacgaattcctcgaagcttggcaaaaggccttgttatatgacggtaatacgcatattgcgatttaatttcatttgtgaaaattttaccagcgttttgacccttgattaaataacttgtagtttgacaatttcatgagggtgtacgttcttctgaaatcagctcctctcacaatttgtggaggaatttcaccaaacttggcagaagactTTGTTACATGACAGTTACACACACAttaaaattttgtttaatttgggcaaattttaccagagttatcaccttgatttattaacaaacttgtatttcagcaatttcatcaaggtgtgcttgctttctgaaatcaacttccctcaatttttatcccccgctggccgaaaggcccgaagggagattatgttgtggcgatttcTAGGGATGGGAATTGATAAGATTTTTACAATTCCGATTCCATTTTCGATTGTGCTTAACGATTCGGTTCTTTATCGATTCTCTTATCGATTCTCATTTGAAAAAAGAGGAGAACAAACAGGTCGATT contains the following coding sequences:
- the LOC132887955 gene encoding insulin receptor substrate 2-B; this translates as MANLANYPEGSAAMLMLEAQQRSVGASPASNGGPTSGDPPSSPLNSGGVSSTRLHHHHHQQQQQRATPPNTHPPQDHQQHFDHENYQQSPVRKSLLSNLKPGVHEDSAATSHTQATSSATTAMAVNTGAAAPDGLDDIRKCGYLRKQKHGHKRFFVLRSASRSGPSRLEYYDSEKKFRSSLRSAAAAAASSSSSSSSTGTAAASASPKRVIYLYQCFTVNKRADSKNKHLIALYTKDEYFAIVAENEQEQEDWYLALSDLMNEGKKSHTEADELDDAYGTVTPGTVFKEVWQVNVKPKGLGQTKNLTGVYRLCLSSKTIHLVKLNSETPCVNLQLMNIRRCGHSESFFFIEVGRSSSIGPGEIWMQVDDSVVAQSMHETILDTMKALKAYAEFRPRSKSQSSGSNPMAFMTTRRHLGNLPPSQTGLQRRSRAESVVGTPPSSKSSGASGYRFRTSSEGEGTMNRPFRSVTGSLIHLNTARANLGRQESSGGTGSRYVRAPPGATYHARSASLPVSHFPSTTSPVSMSSSSGHGSVTDTNTRPSSASICGSPSDGGFNSSDEYGSSPGDFRYFRVRSNTPDSLSNTPPIREEHCLSDYMAMSWSRDTFSGSAGEASRDETADEDSRSFRRRTPSFSRQVGAGSAGGVAVYQKMTQTNFALDEAVSEGSFLGSNGQLASISSSLRSDYSSSSEHSQDHLPALRAADSFKDDGYMPMMAGVVPSTRDTDYMPMQPSPLVCASPQQTQSMASPPSQHMDSQGYMMMLPGGNGGADPPAPPSPHISSRDLTQRGNERPENGEYMDMSQSRPVASRRKFSNDSYYTLTAPEIPKSYSSYFSLPRSYKTPAKHRREHDEYVPMSSPAKPVYISPSTTPEHNGCSDCHSACPNRLSLSQRGFHGSLQASDLVECPSSPGEYINIEFGDQASYSLATEDTLTSQSTHRQDRHSPLPQDYMSVEVDGLPPKSQSSRSSLVAPWNPPTYIRTSGGGVTLGQPDDYTEMSCGPCEERNSPTTMLQHLSICEQRYPSSSTPVEPKVIRADPQGRRRHSSETFITSTEVTGANGLDNSASGPSTVSQVEDKKWQSSSSFDSTWMCVENKAAGDAEEALGLSSDRAEASASSMRTRRTLSVEHQNGLNYIALDLREDEGTESASAEPQMPTSGMLIPENGEYASIDFTKSERIPSKE